In the Gammaproteobacteria bacterium genome, TGTCGAGCGGCATCGCGGTACGGAACAGCGACGCCCTTGGGCGTGCGGCGAGATCGTCGCGGTACAGGCCGATTCCAAGCGTGCCCACGGGAACCGCAACGCCCTCGATGCCCTCGATGATCGATGCCAATCGTGTGGCGAGTGGAACTCCCCGGGTGTGAATCCCGACCAGAACCAGCGAGGCCGCCCCCTTGTTCCGTTCGAGGATCTCGTGCGCAATCCGCTGCACGACGCGGGCGACATCGGCGCCCTCCATCACC is a window encoding:
- a CDS encoding bifunctional pyr operon transcriptional regulator/uracil phosphoribosyltransferase (regulates pyrimidine biosynthesis by binding to the mRNA of the pyr genes, also has been shown to have uracil phosphoribosyltransferase activity), with the protein product MPLVMEGADVARVVQRIAHEILERNKGAASLVLVGIHTRGVPLATRLASIIEGIEGVAVPVGTLGIGLYRDDLAARPRASLFRTAMPLD